One window from the genome of Rariglobus hedericola encodes:
- a CDS encoding LytR/AlgR family response regulator transcription factor: MPAATHSAAPTAEPLNVLLVDDERLARKYLRELLSEQAGVSVIGEADSVAAAAELARQLRPDVIFLDVQMPPASGFDLLPLLDPAPVIVFVTAHDEFAVRAFTVSAADYLLKPVATDRLALALQHVRNRLNVPAIVPSESATPFALGLDDPLILRDSGRLRRVRARDIAALAGEGSYTRVYLSDERSMLVLRRMDAWETMLPAPPFLRAERSLIVNLERVDSLDIRSRDEGVLRLAADGAPARVLGRVALSRLRAALRM; this comes from the coding sequence ATGCCTGCCGCCACTCATTCCGCAGCTCCCACCGCCGAACCTCTCAACGTTCTCCTCGTCGATGATGAACGTCTTGCCCGTAAATACCTGCGCGAACTTTTGAGCGAGCAGGCCGGAGTAAGCGTCATCGGCGAGGCCGACTCGGTTGCCGCCGCTGCGGAACTCGCGCGTCAACTCCGGCCCGACGTCATCTTCCTTGATGTGCAAATGCCTCCCGCGAGCGGCTTCGATCTGCTCCCGCTGCTTGATCCCGCGCCGGTGATTGTTTTTGTCACGGCGCACGACGAATTCGCGGTGCGCGCATTTACGGTCAGTGCAGCCGACTACCTGCTCAAGCCCGTCGCCACCGATCGGCTGGCACTCGCGCTTCAGCATGTGCGTAACCGCCTCAATGTGCCGGCGATCGTTCCCTCTGAGTCGGCCACACCTTTTGCTTTGGGACTCGATGACCCGCTGATCCTGCGCGATTCGGGCCGGCTTCGTCGTGTGCGTGCCCGGGACATCGCAGCGTTGGCGGGCGAGGGAAGTTACACCCGTGTTTATCTGTCCGACGAGCGTTCGATGCTCGTGTTGCGTCGCATGGATGCGTGGGAAACGATGTTGCCCGCGCCGCCGTTTTTGCGCGCCGAACGCTCGCTGATTGTGAACTTGGAACGGGTAGACAGCCTCGACATCCGTTCACGGGATGAAGGCGTGCTGCGACTGGCGGCAGATGGCGCGCCCGCTCGGGTGCTCGGTCGCGTTGCGCTCTCGCGGCTTCGTGCGGCGTTGCGCATGTAG
- a CDS encoding glycosyltransferase family 2 protein — MTIIGVTCAKNEEDIIEAFVRHNLFYLQKLIVLDHGSTDSTSSILSRLVAEGLPLVVENDPSLGKFQAEKMTRLMHLAVNEHGADWVLLLDADELIRCDGDHLPLPEAGNSTGFLKVGWQTYQVRPSDDPSVINPVERIQHRLAEEPYEHDTLDKRRYLVKAVVPRALAGKPGTCVTHGNHFILSSNQEPPHTFWPGFDYAHFSLRSAGHYSSKIAILSLQEAYRSSHRGGNTSYYLAHLEELKTDFEGFSRRFYERIPSYMEQIPSFTPVIIHDPLPYRGGPLRYTSCTSDYTRLVANLIGYAEVLVKEAATHAAATPAASNQVDELARLEFSGPEVAGVIAQTISASSRLLQTVRFPLDNPRLSSATNLRIACLSAVVELVQVRWIWDHPEKECVLSGKLLREKTFIVHNAFPIQHAHYFAFIKGNADSVIGLQAPPTDGGQILKAVEIQIQLETDPTRIGVKLLQNNVIDGMLAATHPIALLQTRVTQLNKKLAQRTTLPGACGFQIYRLWRAVSGLFKKAG, encoded by the coding sequence ATGACAATCATCGGAGTGACCTGCGCGAAAAATGAAGAGGACATCATTGAGGCCTTCGTCCGTCACAATCTGTTCTACCTGCAAAAGCTGATCGTGCTGGACCACGGCAGCACGGACAGCACCTCCTCCATTCTCTCCCGGTTAGTCGCCGAAGGTCTGCCGCTGGTGGTCGAGAACGATCCGTCACTAGGGAAATTCCAGGCCGAAAAAATGACGCGCCTGATGCACCTCGCCGTCAACGAACACGGAGCCGACTGGGTGCTGCTGCTCGACGCCGACGAGCTGATCCGCTGCGACGGCGATCACCTGCCTTTGCCCGAGGCCGGCAACTCCACCGGATTCCTTAAGGTGGGCTGGCAGACCTATCAAGTGCGTCCGTCGGACGACCCGTCCGTCATCAATCCGGTGGAGCGTATCCAACATCGGTTGGCGGAAGAGCCCTACGAACATGACACGCTGGATAAGCGACGCTATCTGGTGAAGGCCGTCGTGCCGCGCGCGCTGGCCGGAAAGCCCGGAACCTGCGTGACCCATGGAAATCACTTTATCCTCAGTTCAAACCAGGAACCGCCCCATACGTTTTGGCCCGGCTTTGATTACGCACATTTTTCGCTGCGGTCTGCGGGTCACTATAGCTCGAAAATCGCCATCCTCAGCCTGCAGGAGGCTTACCGGAGCTCCCACCGTGGGGGCAACACGTCGTATTACCTCGCCCACTTGGAGGAACTTAAAACCGATTTCGAAGGTTTCTCCCGACGTTTCTACGAACGGATACCGAGCTACATGGAGCAGATCCCGTCCTTCACCCCGGTGATCATCCACGATCCGCTGCCTTATCGCGGGGGACCGTTGCGTTATACCTCGTGCACAAGCGACTACACCCGGCTCGTCGCAAACCTGATCGGCTATGCGGAGGTTCTCGTCAAAGAAGCGGCCACCCACGCCGCCGCCACACCGGCGGCGAGCAATCAAGTCGATGAATTGGCCCGGCTGGAATTCTCCGGACCGGAAGTGGCGGGCGTCATCGCCCAAACTATCTCCGCCAGTTCCCGTCTTCTCCAGACGGTGCGCTTTCCCTTGGACAATCCGCGCCTTTCATCCGCCACGAATCTCCGCATCGCCTGTCTCTCGGCCGTGGTGGAACTCGTGCAGGTGCGCTGGATCTGGGACCATCCGGAAAAAGAGTGCGTGCTCAGCGGAAAACTCCTGCGCGAAAAAACGTTTATCGTTCACAACGCCTTCCCGATTCAGCACGCGCACTACTTTGCCTTCATCAAGGGCAACGCTGATTCCGTCATCGGCCTGCAGGCTCCTCCGACCGACGGCGGCCAGATTCTCAAAGCGGTGGAAATCCAAATCCAACTGGAAACAGATCCCACCCGCATCGGGGTCAAATTACTGCAAAATAACGTTATCGATGGAATGCTCGCAGCCACCCACCCCATCGCCCTGCTCCAAACTAGAGTTACTCAGCTTAATAAAAAACTCGCCCAACGCACTACGCTGCCGGGCGCCTGCGGCTTCCAAATCTACCGTCTTTGGCGCGCCGTAAGTGGTCTCTTCAAGAAAGCAGGATAG
- a CDS encoding ATP-grasp domain-containing protein, which produces MQYLIQNPTGGYALDFIRRMHRRFGARAVCFHTTTANVPSSARLHPELWSKDYIAAHYVATPDAFPRFIEHLRRHHAISAIIPHSEMTVSNAVTLAEGLGLDWVQPAIMRRFRDKFALKSHLRATDPGLRINYAELANSPAHALDIVRQNRLARFVLKPNDGAANMNVGIFSADDPPSLIEDYWLRTRAGTVLLEEFIGGHEYHCNGQIDAEGNVSIIDVGRTHYAETDQQEIVCLRTDQIPFTAPEFALIADYTRRMIVASGLRRSPFHAELRVDESGPCLLECAARLVGAGWARFIHLMHGPEFDVIDLAAHYYGSSEPYGPLALNWKNYDASLLIKIRGVSSRTEKIRHLQGVRETERLPQFETWTEKPALGQHLATTNNLMTSPYALMTRCRTLDEADEVERKIRALIQWNTRPPSALDKVSRYTGRAPAFIRRTLKLERHKESLPVDAFFQ; this is translated from the coding sequence ATGCAATACCTCATCCAAAACCCCACCGGCGGCTATGCCTTGGACTTCATCCGTCGCATGCATCGCCGTTTCGGTGCGCGCGCGGTATGCTTCCACACCACTACGGCGAACGTGCCTTCATCCGCCCGGCTCCATCCCGAATTATGGTCGAAGGATTATATCGCCGCGCATTATGTCGCCACGCCGGATGCGTTCCCACGGTTCATCGAGCATCTGCGCCGGCACCACGCCATCAGCGCGATCATCCCTCATAGTGAGATGACGGTCTCCAACGCGGTCACACTTGCCGAGGGCCTCGGCTTGGACTGGGTGCAACCGGCGATCATGCGCCGTTTCCGTGATAAATTCGCATTGAAATCCCACCTGCGCGCGACCGATCCGGGCTTGCGAATCAACTACGCCGAGCTGGCCAACTCCCCGGCTCACGCGCTCGACATCGTCCGACAAAACCGGCTCGCCCGCTTCGTCCTCAAACCCAACGACGGCGCCGCCAACATGAATGTCGGCATCTTTTCCGCCGACGATCCCCCTTCCCTGATTGAGGACTACTGGCTGCGCACCCGCGCCGGCACGGTGCTGTTGGAAGAGTTCATCGGAGGCCACGAATACCACTGCAACGGCCAGATCGATGCCGAGGGCAATGTCTCGATCATCGACGTCGGTCGCACTCATTACGCCGAGACCGACCAGCAGGAAATCGTCTGTCTGCGCACCGACCAGATCCCTTTCACCGCGCCTGAATTCGCCCTCATCGCTGATTACACGCGACGCATGATCGTCGCCTCTGGACTCCGTCGCAGTCCCTTCCATGCCGAGCTGCGCGTGGACGAGTCAGGCCCTTGCCTGCTCGAATGCGCCGCGCGGCTGGTCGGCGCAGGCTGGGCACGATTCATCCATCTGATGCACGGCCCCGAATTCGACGTCATCGACCTGGCTGCGCATTACTACGGCTCGTCCGAGCCTTACGGCCCTCTCGCGCTCAACTGGAAAAACTACGACGCATCCCTATTGATCAAGATCCGGGGCGTGTCATCCCGCACCGAAAAAATCCGTCACCTCCAAGGCGTGCGTGAGACCGAACGGCTTCCACAATTCGAGACTTGGACGGAAAAGCCCGCCCTTGGTCAGCACCTCGCCACGACCAACAACCTGATGACCTCGCCCTACGCGCTGATGACCCGTTGCCGCACGCTCGACGAGGCGGACGAAGTCGAACGAAAAATCCGCGCTCTCATCCAGTGGAACACCCGTCCGCCTTCGGCGTTGGACAAGGTCTCTCGTTATACGGGTCGCGCTCCCGCTTTCATACGCCGGACACTCAAGCTGGAGCGTCACAAAGAGAGCCTGCCGGTGGACGCTTTTTTTCAATAA
- a CDS encoding PEP-CTERM sorting domain-containing protein, producing the protein MKYRSTSISFLRIAAVCAALFTGSNAFAVILVNLTFDQNSVQLGTTGTFTISGSATSGGSTSSNGWQTYSNGAPGNLVQWLNVFVVTESLPVGVTIGSQTFNPSMVGSNLVNLGGSNNFRLASPSTNYGFSDVLQIGNGTTDQISGTFILSGSETGIDSLTVADFNMNIGNVTVTASAVPEPATYGVLAGAAVLGLACIRRRRTA; encoded by the coding sequence ATGAAATACCGTTCCACCTCGATTTCCTTTCTTCGAATCGCCGCTGTTTGCGCCGCGCTTTTTACGGGCTCGAATGCCTTCGCCGTGATTCTGGTAAACCTGACGTTTGATCAAAACAGCGTGCAGCTCGGGACGACTGGCACCTTTACCATTTCGGGCAGTGCCACGAGCGGCGGCAGCACCAGCAGTAATGGTTGGCAGACCTACAGCAACGGTGCTCCTGGAAATTTGGTCCAATGGCTTAACGTATTCGTGGTCACGGAAAGCCTGCCCGTAGGTGTTACCATCGGCAGCCAGACGTTCAACCCGAGTATGGTGGGGAGCAACCTCGTCAACCTCGGCGGTTCAAATAATTTTCGTCTCGCGAGTCCGAGCACCAACTATGGATTTTCGGACGTGTTGCAGATTGGCAATGGCACGACCGACCAGATCTCCGGCACTTTTATCCTGAGCGGCAGTGAGACGGGTATCGATTCGCTCACCGTGGCCGATTTCAATATGAACATCGGCAACGTGACCGTGACTGCCTCGGCCGTGCCCGAGCCCGCCACGTATGGCGTTCTGGCAGGCGCTGCCGTTCTCGGACTCGCGTGCATCCGTCGTCGTCGGACCGCTTGA
- a CDS encoding sensor histidine kinase: MAQLSDYLAMRREAILQAWRAAVDADAKQTTASMLTRTQFNDHIPGILDAFERRLRSEPGEKAQQAEKAQEVKHGITRWHQGYRLQELMREWGHLQMCLLEELKGFGVAYPDFERDALAEAGRHLAVLVNEAISESAAQYEHMQQEEAASHIDDLMGTLTSVLEIERRRSTLIHQAVHDLGNNLNSVGMTAYLLGDKKIAEADRVEFADILQQGVRSASGMLGELMQLARLEAGHERREISAFDATALIDEICDLNRAVARERNLFLEVDPSPPLPVEGDPGKVQRLVQNLIRNALKYTEQGGVRISRGEKEDSWWVSVTDTGPGLQAGTDAPLLNEMKKATEIAAETEGKSPGVTDDDSGTPRSGAGAVSAPKRSTRLPSGEGIGLSIVKRLCDLLDASLQVTSPAGRGTMFKIVFPKRY, from the coding sequence ATGGCTCAGCTGAGCGATTATCTGGCGATGCGCAGGGAGGCGATTTTACAGGCGTGGCGCGCGGCGGTGGATGCCGATGCGAAACAGACCACGGCATCCATGCTCACCCGCACTCAGTTCAATGATCACATACCCGGCATCCTGGATGCCTTTGAACGCAGGTTGCGTTCGGAGCCTGGGGAGAAAGCCCAGCAAGCGGAGAAAGCGCAGGAGGTGAAGCATGGTATCACCCGCTGGCATCAAGGCTACCGGTTACAGGAACTCATGCGTGAGTGGGGACATCTGCAGATGTGTCTGCTTGAGGAGCTCAAGGGCTTTGGCGTGGCGTATCCGGATTTTGAACGCGATGCGCTGGCGGAGGCCGGGCGCCACCTCGCCGTGTTGGTCAACGAGGCCATCAGTGAAAGCGCCGCGCAATACGAGCACATGCAGCAGGAGGAAGCGGCCAGCCATATCGATGATCTCATGGGCACGCTCACCAGCGTCCTCGAAATCGAGCGCCGCCGGTCCACGTTGATTCACCAGGCCGTGCACGACCTGGGGAATAATCTGAACAGTGTCGGCATGACGGCTTATTTGCTGGGCGATAAAAAAATCGCCGAAGCCGATCGCGTAGAGTTCGCGGATATCCTGCAGCAAGGCGTGCGCTCGGCGTCGGGCATGCTCGGCGAACTCATGCAGCTCGCGCGACTCGAAGCCGGTCACGAGCGGCGCGAGATCAGTGCGTTCGATGCGACCGCATTGATCGATGAAATCTGCGATCTCAATCGTGCCGTCGCGCGCGAACGAAATCTTTTCCTAGAGGTGGATCCGTCGCCACCGCTCCCCGTCGAGGGCGATCCGGGCAAGGTGCAGCGGCTGGTGCAAAACCTCATCCGCAACGCGCTCAAATACACCGAGCAGGGTGGCGTGCGCATCAGCCGGGGTGAAAAGGAGGACAGCTGGTGGGTCAGTGTAACGGACACCGGCCCCGGTTTGCAGGCCGGCACTGATGCGCCGCTTTTGAACGAGATGAAGAAGGCCACGGAGATCGCTGCGGAGACAGAGGGCAAATCACCGGGTGTGACGGATGACGATTCCGGCACGCCTCGTAGTGGTGCGGGCGCAGTTTCCGCGCCCAAGCGATCGACTCGACTGCCTTCGGGTGAAGGTATCGGACTCTCCATCGTAAAACGCCTGTGCGATCTACTGGATGCGAGCCTCCAAGTGACCAGCCCCGCTGGCCGCGGCACAATGTTCAAAATCGTGTTCCCGAAACGGTATTAA
- a CDS encoding sensor histidine kinase, with protein sequence MIFVRLGARGFSTSPPVASVVRSPHSLFWKFQIGGWLLFVPLATGFALVAFNDPGQIVLTGVIRQVVSFGLTLALWCFYRRWPADTFRLAPHIAQIALACTIVTAVDTVLVEIIRATFAMEPASPLAQRGSVPLRLSIYLAWSSLYFMIRQELETRNRGLRLAQIELAAREAELASLRAQVNPHFLFNALNSILAECGDKAPAARAITRSLADYLRASLLQRDHHAPLGEEVDSIAAYLRVEQARFEEKLIYSFAIEPAAREALVPLTVLLPLVENAVKYGMRTSPPPLRIAITATRREDVLTLTVENSGHWFEPRPGAADSTQIGLANLRRRLALLHGDAAALTIHPDAHQVRIVVTLPVAPSGK encoded by the coding sequence ATGATTTTCGTTCGCCTCGGCGCCCGCGGTTTTTCAACTTCGCCGCCCGTGGCTTCCGTCGTTCGTTCCCCTCATTCTCTATTCTGGAAATTTCAGATCGGCGGCTGGCTGTTATTCGTTCCACTCGCCACTGGATTTGCCCTGGTGGCATTCAATGACCCGGGGCAGATCGTGCTGACGGGAGTCATCCGACAGGTTGTTTCCTTCGGATTGACGCTCGCCCTCTGGTGTTTCTATCGCCGCTGGCCGGCGGATACTTTCAGGCTCGCTCCGCATATCGCGCAAATTGCGCTCGCCTGCACCATCGTGACCGCAGTCGACACAGTGCTGGTGGAGATCATTCGTGCGACGTTTGCAATGGAGCCGGCTTCGCCACTGGCCCAACGCGGTTCCGTGCCTCTGCGACTGTCCATCTACCTCGCCTGGTCATCGCTTTATTTTATGATCCGCCAGGAACTTGAGACGCGTAATCGCGGGCTTCGACTGGCGCAGATAGAACTGGCCGCCCGTGAAGCCGAACTCGCCTCGTTGCGTGCCCAGGTGAATCCCCACTTTCTGTTCAACGCCCTTAACTCCATCCTCGCCGAGTGTGGCGACAAGGCACCTGCCGCCCGCGCGATTACACGTTCGCTCGCCGATTACTTGCGCGCCTCTTTGTTGCAGCGCGACCATCACGCTCCGCTCGGTGAAGAGGTGGATTCAATCGCCGCCTACCTCCGGGTCGAACAAGCGCGTTTTGAGGAAAAACTCATATACTCTTTCGCGATCGAGCCTGCCGCTCGCGAAGCCTTGGTGCCGCTTACCGTGTTGCTTCCGCTGGTCGAGAACGCCGTGAAATACGGGATGCGCACTTCGCCTCCGCCTCTGCGAATCGCCATCACCGCCACGCGTCGCGAAGACGTTCTCACCTTGACCGTGGAAAACTCGGGCCACTGGTTCGAGCCGCGTCCGGGGGCCGCCGACTCCACCCAGATTGGTCTGGCCAACCTGCGTCGCCGGTTGGCACTGCTCCATGGCGATGCCGCTGCGCTCACCATTCATCCTGACGCGCACCAAGTGAGGATCGTAGTGACGCTTCCGGTCGCCCCATCCGGAAAATAA
- a CDS encoding cation:proton antiporter — protein MLRLPDGTISPAGGRGDVTFESWMILISGLLLLMGLSTAYVSRWPFTGTMVYLCIGVLLGPVGWGILQLDPHRQVSLFLHASEVTVVISLFTVGLKLRLPLRDPRWGPAVMLAFGSMTVTVGLITVTGMWALNLPLGAAVLLGAILAPTDPVLASDLQLKHAGDRSELRSALTGEAGFNDGTAFPFVMLGLGLLGLHDLGAGGWRWWAVDVIWAVGGGLGIGVAMGYGTGRLIVHLRKREREGATLDEYLLLGLIGVSYAVAVKLHAYGFLSVFAAGVAVRAIERQGPGTRRKGTGKETRQTEPSKVESANPAAAMLSFNEQLERILEVGMVVLVGAALLVVGLSTHALWFVPLLFCVVRPLAVWPLVWLRKFHRKQLTGIMWFGIRGIGSIYYLMYAIDKGLPPDLARPLAALTFTVVAASIVLHGISVTPLLNRLQRRPRT, from the coding sequence GTGCTTCGATTGCCTGATGGAACCATTTCGCCGGCCGGCGGTCGCGGCGATGTGACTTTCGAATCCTGGATGATTCTCATCAGCGGCCTGCTGCTTCTTATGGGGCTTTCCACGGCTTACGTGAGCCGTTGGCCGTTCACGGGCACGATGGTTTACTTATGTATAGGTGTGCTGCTCGGTCCGGTTGGCTGGGGCATTCTCCAGTTGGACCCGCACCGGCAGGTTTCCCTTTTTCTACATGCATCGGAGGTAACCGTGGTAATTTCTCTCTTTACCGTCGGTTTGAAACTCCGACTTCCGTTGCGCGATCCGCGCTGGGGGCCGGCCGTGATGCTCGCCTTCGGTTCGATGACGGTGACGGTGGGACTGATCACCGTGACGGGGATGTGGGCGCTTAATCTACCACTTGGCGCCGCAGTGTTGCTTGGCGCGATCCTAGCACCCACCGATCCCGTGCTCGCTTCGGACCTGCAACTCAAGCATGCGGGCGATCGATCCGAACTGCGGTCGGCACTGACCGGTGAAGCCGGCTTTAATGATGGCACCGCATTCCCTTTTGTCATGCTCGGTCTCGGGCTGCTAGGCCTTCACGATCTCGGAGCGGGCGGTTGGCGTTGGTGGGCCGTGGATGTGATCTGGGCGGTGGGCGGGGGACTCGGGATCGGAGTGGCGATGGGCTATGGCACCGGTCGTTTGATTGTCCATCTGCGTAAACGCGAACGCGAAGGTGCCACGCTGGACGAGTATCTCTTGCTCGGATTGATCGGGGTCTCGTATGCCGTCGCCGTGAAACTTCACGCCTATGGTTTCCTGTCGGTATTTGCGGCGGGAGTCGCTGTGCGCGCGATTGAAAGGCAAGGCCCCGGCACACGACGAAAAGGCACCGGCAAGGAAACACGACAGACCGAGCCGTCCAAAGTCGAATCCGCGAACCCGGCGGCGGCGATGTTGTCGTTCAATGAACAGTTGGAGCGAATTCTGGAAGTCGGCATGGTGGTGCTCGTGGGCGCGGCCTTGCTGGTGGTCGGGCTCTCAACACATGCGCTCTGGTTTGTCCCGTTGTTATTCTGCGTGGTGCGTCCGCTGGCGGTCTGGCCATTGGTATGGCTGCGCAAGTTTCATCGCAAGCAGCTCACGGGCATCATGTGGTTTGGGATCCGCGGCATCGGCTCCATTTATTATCTGATGTATGCGATCGATAAGGGATTGCCGCCGGATCTGGCGCGACCGTTGGCTGCGTTGACCTTCACCGTGGTGGCCGCCTCCATCGTGTTGCATGGCATCTCGGTTACTCCGCTGCTGAACCGCTTGCAGCGAAGACCGCGAACCTGA